A genomic region of uncultured Acidilobus sp. JCHS contains the following coding sequences:
- a CDS encoding Glutaredoxin-like domain protein codes for MGRYFDVEFDEDFIRELKDTLAYMVNPVTIEVFIDDPSRCETCEDAYKLMKTIADASPVRQGKKMIELRVFSKSRPEDLEEFKRQNVERVPTVAMLGGVIRYTGTPAGEEVRGLIETIMRISENESGLEPGTKKSLASLKGAVHIEVVVTPSCPYCPYAALLANMFAYEAWKQGNPKVMADTVEAYENMDIAEKYGVMSVPAIALNGVMSFIGVPYEEDFINYVAAAAEGKIEELVLKTEGEASGL; via the coding sequence ATGGGAAGGTACTTTGACGTGGAGTTCGACGAGGACTTCATAAGGGAGCTGAAGGACACGCTGGCCTACATGGTCAACCCTGTGACCATAGAAGTCTTTATAGATGACCCCTCGAGGTGCGAGACCTGCGAAGACGCCTATAAGCTGATGAAGACCATAGCGGACGCCTCGCCCGTGCGCCAGGGCAAGAAGATGATAGAGCTTAGGGTGTTCAGTAAGTCGAGGCCTGAGGACCTTGAGGAGTTCAAGAGGCAGAACGTTGAGAGGGTTCCCACCGTTGCCATGTTGGGTGGCGTTATAAGGTATACAGGTACGCCAGCGGGCGAGGAGGTGAGAGGCCTGATAGAGACAATCATGAGGATCAGCGAGAATGAGAGCGGCCTAGAGCCGGGGACCAAGAAGTCGCTGGCAAGTCTAAAGGGGGCAGTGCACATAGAGGTTGTCGTAACTCCTTCCTGTCCCTACTGCCCTTACGCAGCCCTTTTGGCAAATATGTTCGCCTATGAGGCGTGGAAGCAGGGCAACCCAAAGGTCATGGCTGACACCGTTGAGGCGTATGAGAACATGGACATCGCCGAGAAGTACGGCGTCATGAGCGTGCCCGCCATAGCGCTCAACGGCGTCATGTCGTTCATAGGGGTCCCCTACGAGGAGGACTTCATAAACTACGTGGCTGCAGCGGCTGAGGGCAAGATAGAGGAGCTCGTGTTGAAGACAGAGGGCGAGGCCTCAGGGCTTTGA
- a CDS encoding putative membrane protein: protein MPTGPGTYGRRPLIVVIDEDDDIGSTIGTSVVKGYENVERAAMLFAVERPEDADTNAIFAGLNLYRQLEREGRSPEIMIVGGHPRGGLIAQDLVKRRVKEAADGNDYELYLVSDGLDEILMAEVLRDVGPIAGVKRVIVEQSLGVEGGYVLLARYIRKALNDPRYSRYFLGVPGVLLLVFGVLTIFGYLILSLKIMAALLGLFLVLKGFNVEDVAWRAARSAALRIKESSPLQLVGIGILAVTLIIALYGMYFTLRSPMELSVKAGNIVSFDLTLIIIGVVMYVMVSEVFFKLSRRDFSLWRETEAVLALIFMAVSLYALGNAMSSLSAPLVLTSSYVYQLVIGSGFLLYAVVGAASAALLEILRRVRERA, encoded by the coding sequence ATGCCCACGGGCCCTGGGACCTATGGCAGAAGGCCGTTAATAGTCGTAATAGATGAAGACGACGATATAGGCTCCACTATAGGGACCTCTGTCGTTAAGGGCTATGAAAATGTTGAGAGGGCCGCCATGCTTTTTGCCGTTGAGAGACCAGAGGACGCTGATACTAACGCCATCTTCGCCGGTCTTAACCTCTACAGGCAGCTTGAAAGGGAGGGCAGGAGCCCTGAGATCATGATAGTTGGCGGCCACCCGCGCGGCGGCCTGATCGCTCAGGACCTTGTCAAAAGGCGAGTCAAGGAGGCCGCGGACGGCAACGACTACGAGCTGTACCTGGTCAGCGACGGACTTGACGAGATCTTGATGGCTGAGGTCCTGAGGGACGTGGGCCCGATAGCTGGCGTGAAGAGGGTCATAGTGGAGCAGAGCCTTGGGGTCGAAGGGGGCTACGTCCTGCTGGCCAGGTACATCAGGAAGGCCCTGAACGATCCCAGGTACTCGAGGTACTTCCTTGGCGTGCCTGGGGTGCTTCTGCTGGTCTTTGGCGTTCTCACCATATTCGGCTACTTGATCCTGTCACTGAAGATCATGGCTGCGCTGCTTGGCCTCTTCCTGGTCCTGAAAGGCTTCAACGTTGAGGACGTTGCCTGGAGGGCTGCAAGGTCAGCAGCCCTGAGGATCAAGGAGAGCAGCCCTCTGCAGCTGGTCGGCATTGGAATATTGGCCGTGACGCTTATCATAGCCCTTTACGGCATGTACTTCACGCTGAGGTCACCAATGGAGTTATCAGTTAAGGCGGGAAACATAGTGTCCTTTGACCTCACGCTGATAATCATAGGCGTCGTAATGTACGTAATGGTGTCTGAGGTCTTCTTTAAGCTGTCTCGTAGAGACTTCAGCCTCTGGAGGGAGACGGAGGCCGTGCTTGCCCTGATATTCATGGCCGTGAGCCTTTACGCCCTAGGAAACGCTATGAGCTCCCTAAGCGCCCCCCTGGTACTCACAAGCTCCTACGTGTACCAGCTTGTGATAGGGAGCGGCTTCCTGCTTTACGCCGTAGTGGGCGCAGCGTCAGCAGCCCTCCTCGAGATACTTCGCAGGGTGAGGGAGCGTGCCTGA
- a CDS encoding Archaeal adenylate kinase produces the protein MNMAERLRNSFKVVVVTGVPGVGKTTVLSIAEKKARERGIKLKVLNFGDFMLNKAVAEGLLKNRDEIRRASLRQQLELQSYAAKAMVEEASRELGTDGFLIIDTHAVVRTPVGLLPGLPKHVVDELKPDAIVLIEADPREVAARQQKDTTRYRADFGGEEGVKLLMEQARMAAFSSATLYGSIVTTIINREGKAEEAAEELLRVLEKV, from the coding sequence GTGAACATGGCCGAGCGACTGAGAAACAGCTTCAAGGTAGTTGTGGTCACAGGGGTCCCTGGCGTCGGTAAGACAACGGTGTTGTCAATAGCTGAGAAGAAGGCCAGGGAGCGCGGGATAAAGCTCAAGGTCTTGAACTTCGGCGACTTCATGCTGAACAAGGCCGTTGCTGAGGGCCTCCTTAAGAACAGGGACGAGATAAGGCGCGCCAGCTTAAGGCAGCAGCTAGAGCTTCAATCCTACGCGGCTAAGGCCATGGTAGAGGAGGCATCAAGAGAGCTAGGCACTGATGGCTTTCTTATTATAGATACTCACGCGGTAGTGAGGACCCCTGTCGGCCTTCTCCCCGGCCTTCCGAAGCACGTCGTTGACGAACTCAAGCCCGACGCCATAGTTCTAATAGAAGCAGATCCTAGGGAGGTGGCCGCGAGGCAGCAGAAGGACACGACCAGGTACAGGGCAGACTTCGGAGGCGAAGAGGGGGTGAAGCTGCTTATGGAGCAGGCCAGGATGGCCGCCTTCTCCAGCGCCACCCTTTACGGGTCTATCGTAACCACCATTATCAACAGGGAGGGAAAGGCCGAGGAAGCTGCGGAGGAGCTGCTTAGGGTACTTGAGAAGGTCTGA
- a CDS encoding archaeal flagellin N-terminal-like domain codes for MRARGRRSLSNLVGAVILIAATVVGGLFVYSYFQRSVGAFMSLGSTVSVVGTDEPINSTSSILYLKIVNNEQTAIQVTGIFLVNSTGRYNINLTQPLVIQPGSEASMVRVVPGTYSEVYVAYNAGGATYYTQPTSLG; via the coding sequence GTGAGGGCCAGGGGTAGGAGGTCCCTGTCCAACCTGGTGGGCGCGGTCATCCTGATCGCCGCTACCGTAGTTGGAGGCCTCTTCGTGTACTCGTACTTCCAGAGGAGCGTCGGGGCCTTCATGAGCCTGGGCTCAACGGTCAGCGTGGTGGGGACGGACGAGCCCATAAACTCCACCTCATCAATACTTTACCTGAAGATAGTAAACAATGAGCAAACAGCCATTCAGGTCACAGGCATCTTCCTGGTCAACTCTACGGGCAGGTACAACATCAACCTCACTCAGCCGTTGGTGATACAGCCAGGCTCTGAGGCCTCCATGGTCAGGGTAGTCCCAGGCACGTACTCCGAGGTCTACGTGGCGTACAACGCCGGCGGCGCTACCTACTACACCCAGCCGACGTCCCTTGGCTGA
- a CDS encoding putative transcriptional regulator, with product MDAKLRDFVEKSIELLSSVGDVEILRYPSDQRARSVDAALRVSGKGSIIVKLSRDTSEVGRAEREELKRLSATMKVNAFVVANSRDGQELIKGVIYDLEGLKVLTPETIVDAARDYEQPAIFEDRDGFKIKISGEVLRSLRIGKGYSRGALAERLGVSRRTIYDYEREAVKPTLEIAERIIREFGEDVVMPVNIFDSSEEVVASKASSQGPPLDSRVEEIIFERLKRNGWKLYHARRAPLDIVVAKESVSVLLTVPHVRDDVQQLSDRFSNMSKLARIVRGYAYLVAERERSSELKSIIDDSGLVLTVDELLEALGELHESGKASRNNW from the coding sequence ATGGACGCGAAGTTAAGGGACTTCGTAGAGAAGTCCATAGAGCTATTGAGCTCGGTGGGGGACGTTGAGATTCTAAGGTACCCAAGCGACCAGAGGGCGCGTAGCGTTGATGCCGCTCTAAGGGTCTCAGGCAAGGGCTCTATAATCGTGAAGCTATCGCGTGACACCTCTGAGGTCGGGCGGGCCGAGAGGGAAGAGCTTAAGAGGCTCTCGGCGACCATGAAGGTTAACGCCTTCGTTGTGGCAAACAGCAGGGATGGGCAGGAGCTGATAAAGGGCGTCATATACGACCTTGAGGGCCTAAAGGTGTTGACCCCCGAGACCATAGTGGACGCGGCAAGGGACTACGAGCAACCGGCCATATTTGAGGATAGGGACGGCTTTAAGATAAAGATAAGCGGTGAGGTCCTCAGGAGCCTCAGAATAGGGAAGGGCTACAGCCGTGGAGCCCTTGCTGAAAGGCTCGGCGTTTCGAGAAGGACTATCTACGACTATGAGCGTGAAGCCGTAAAGCCCACGCTTGAGATAGCTGAAAGGATAATCAGGGAGTTTGGTGAGGACGTTGTGATGCCTGTTAACATCTTTGACTCCTCCGAAGAGGTTGTGGCAAGCAAGGCCAGCTCTCAGGGGCCTCCGCTTGACAGCAGGGTAGAGGAGATAATATTTGAGAGGCTGAAGAGAAATGGGTGGAAGCTGTATCACGCGAGAAGGGCGCCCCTTGACATAGTTGTCGCAAAGGAGTCCGTTAGTGTGCTCCTCACGGTCCCCCATGTCCGCGACGACGTCCAGCAGCTCAGCGACAGGTTCAGTAACATGAGTAAGCTCGCTAGGATAGTAAGGGGCTACGCCTACCTTGTAGCTGAAAGAGAGAGGTCGTCTGAGCTGAAGAGTATAATTGACGATAGCGGGCTTGTACTTACTGTTGATGAGTTGCTAGAAGCCCTAGGCGAGCTCCATGAGAGCGGCAAGGCTTCTCGCAATAACTGGTAG
- a CDS encoding putative transcriptional regulator, translated as MNNARKPLQSPCEVAAREVMPSIRASIAYVLTTEMRLSKYEAARLLGLTPAAISNYLERKRGDKYFDQIVKDPRSMAMVKEAAGLVLAAWFDERASQQFQYITCAICSSINEAAKRYGCHFLRSLGPAEGLKH; from the coding sequence GTGAACAACGCGAGGAAACCGCTGCAGTCGCCCTGCGAGGTTGCAGCGAGAGAGGTAATGCCATCGATAAGGGCCTCTATAGCCTATGTACTCACGACCGAGATGAGGCTTTCCAAGTATGAGGCAGCTAGGCTGCTTGGGCTTACACCAGCAGCCATATCAAATTACCTTGAAAGAAAACGAGGTGATAAATACTTTGACCAAATAGTTAAGGACCCAAGGAGCATGGCCATGGTCAAGGAGGCCGCCGGCCTTGTCCTGGCGGCATGGTTCGACGAGAGGGCTTCGCAGCAATTTCAGTACATAACGTGCGCTATATGTAGTAGCATTAACGAGGCCGCCAAAAGATATGGATGCCACTTCCTGAGATCGCTTGGCCCAGCTGAAGGTCTTAAGCATTAA
- a CDS encoding Preprotein translocase subunit SecY has product MGLLDALSKASEYLPTIRKPGRKLSLTRRLAWTGIILAIYLVMSNIPLYGVPVQAATATSVTLMNIIFASSVGTLMQLGIGPIVTAGLILEVLAGAKLIDIDLTDPEDQAKFTGAMKTLAVIFAVAEALVVTLSGMFWPSGMAVSPLTKALVVIQLVLASYLVILMDEALQRGWGIGSAISLFILAMVAQTVVWDMFGFVPRIALDFGVVPALIYDRDPFIVLTRANGFPDVTGLLATFAVVVLLVYLQAMVVEIPVTSPQLRGIRTKVPLQFLYVTNIPVLLLSILVADLQLFEAPIARFFGLNSLAYRLYNDVVFYLSPPTGLVETALNPLRSIIFAVSWLALSVAFGYVWVEVAGLNPASQAEALVKGGLEVPGMRRNPRVLESLLSKYIYPLTSLSSLIVGAIAVAAAFLGAYGGGIGLLLAVGIVYQYYSLITYERALEAYPLIKRLLGE; this is encoded by the coding sequence TTGGGTCTGCTTGACGCGCTGTCAAAGGCGTCAGAGTACCTGCCAACTATAAGGAAGCCAGGGCGTAAGCTGTCGCTGACCAGAAGGCTCGCCTGGACTGGCATAATCCTCGCTATTTACCTGGTAATGAGCAATATACCGCTATACGGCGTGCCTGTACAGGCCGCCACGGCGACCTCTGTCACGTTGATGAATATAATTTTCGCGAGCTCCGTCGGCACGCTTATGCAGCTTGGCATAGGCCCTATAGTCACGGCCGGCCTAATACTTGAGGTGCTCGCCGGGGCTAAGCTCATAGACATTGACCTCACGGACCCTGAGGACCAGGCAAAGTTCACGGGGGCCATGAAGACGCTGGCGGTGATATTTGCGGTCGCCGAGGCCCTAGTGGTCACCTTAAGCGGTATGTTCTGGCCCAGCGGTATGGCCGTGTCCCCTCTGACCAAGGCCCTCGTGGTCATACAGCTGGTGCTGGCCAGCTACTTGGTGATCCTAATGGACGAGGCGCTTCAGAGGGGCTGGGGGATTGGAAGCGCTATAAGCCTCTTCATACTGGCCATGGTGGCCCAGACGGTCGTGTGGGACATGTTCGGCTTCGTCCCCAGGATAGCCCTTGACTTTGGGGTCGTGCCGGCCCTGATCTATGATAGGGACCCATTCATAGTGCTTACGAGAGCCAACGGGTTCCCTGACGTAACGGGCCTCTTGGCGACTTTCGCTGTTGTCGTGCTGCTCGTCTACCTTCAGGCCATGGTGGTTGAGATACCCGTTACATCGCCTCAGCTCAGAGGGATAAGGACTAAGGTGCCGCTCCAGTTCCTTTACGTGACCAACATACCTGTGCTGCTCCTATCGATCCTAGTGGCTGACCTTCAGCTCTTTGAGGCGCCCATAGCGAGGTTCTTTGGCCTGAACTCCCTGGCCTACAGGCTCTATAATGATGTGGTCTTCTACCTCTCGCCACCTACGGGACTTGTTGAGACGGCGCTCAACCCGCTTAGATCTATAATCTTCGCCGTCTCCTGGCTCGCACTCTCTGTCGCATTCGGCTACGTATGGGTCGAGGTGGCGGGCCTCAACCCGGCTTCGCAGGCAGAGGCGCTGGTCAAGGGAGGGCTAGAGGTCCCTGGCATGAGGAGGAACCCGCGCGTATTAGAGAGCCTTCTTTCAAAGTACATATACCCCTTGACCTCTTTGAGTAGCCTGATAGTGGGTGCGATAGCCGTGGCGGCAGCCTTCCTAGGGGCCTACGGTGGCGGCATAGGCCTGCTGCTGGCCGTCGGTATAGTTTACCAGTACTACTCGCTGATAACGTACGAGAGGGCCCTGGAGGCCTATCCGCTGATCAAGAGGTTGCTGGGCGAGTGA
- a CDS encoding tRNA splicing endonuclease, whose amino-acid sequence MPESPYDPYEEAYALIKEKGDWLGALNALEKRQADFVLFLVYYDLKRRGKSVRPGPRPGTLLLEERPGKIAEILVLSEGTTVRPLEIAEWSRLAVSDSHDPVVAVVDESGGVTYYEARTVKELT is encoded by the coding sequence GTGCCTGAAAGTCCCTATGACCCCTACGAGGAGGCCTACGCGCTGATTAAGGAGAAGGGGGACTGGCTCGGGGCCCTCAACGCGCTTGAGAAGAGACAAGCCGACTTCGTGCTGTTCTTAGTCTACTATGACCTAAAGAGGAGGGGCAAGAGTGTCAGGCCGGGCCCTAGGCCGGGGACCCTCCTCCTTGAGGAGAGGCCTGGGAAGATCGCCGAGATACTTGTTTTAAGCGAGGGGACGACGGTGAGACCCTTGGAGATAGCTGAGTGGAGCAGGCTCGCCGTTTCAGACTCACATGACCCTGTCGTCGCAGTAGTTGATGAGAGCGGCGGGGTCACCTATTACGAAGCCCGAACGGTTAAGGAGCTAACCTGA
- a CDS encoding putative nucleotide kinase: protein MRAARLLAITGRPGVGKTTLALALADKAKGIGCRVGGFVTPEIRTAAGPRWGFKLKDLYDGDEHLLASVDSTGVRIGKYRLDPDAEDFLLSVITKALSLADLVIIDEVGPMELSLKGFREAIRDLLTRRPLPTAITFHYRLRQSDPQIYYLISRDKVIELTEHNRDLIKARLDELVRWLVDEACSDKGGQGPALHT, encoded by the coding sequence ATGAGAGCGGCAAGGCTTCTCGCAATAACTGGTAGGCCTGGCGTCGGAAAGACAACCCTGGCCCTCGCTCTCGCAGACAAAGCCAAGGGGATCGGCTGTAGGGTAGGGGGGTTCGTGACCCCTGAGATAAGGACCGCAGCGGGTCCTAGGTGGGGATTTAAACTAAAGGATCTCTACGACGGCGATGAGCACCTGCTGGCCTCCGTTGACTCCACGGGGGTCAGGATTGGCAAGTATAGGCTTGACCCAGACGCCGAGGACTTTCTGTTGTCAGTAATTACAAAGGCCTTGAGCCTTGCAGACCTTGTCATAATTGATGAAGTGGGCCCTATGGAGCTCTCGCTCAAGGGGTTCAGGGAGGCCATAAGGGACCTATTAACCAGGAGGCCCTTGCCTACAGCTATAACCTTCCATTACAGGCTTCGACAGTCTGACCCCCAGATCTATTACCTCATCAGCAGGGATAAAGTAATAGAATTGACGGAGCATAATAGGGACCTGATCAAGGCGAGGCTGGACGAGCTCGTGCGGTGGCTAGTTGATGAGGCTTGCAGTGATAAGGGAGGGCAGGGCCCTGCTTTACATACCTGA
- a CDS encoding Type IV secretory pathway, VirB11 component, and related ATPase involved in archaeal flagella biosynthesis — MPLRFFLRGRPEGRPARSEGSAGPDEGRAAPPTWSIVTQYSIGPVRYIIYRGGDGLPRLSVEEPEPVGEDRLLEIATGLSRPKDEAEEYLVRKHRSGYGKLYPLIIDPHIEEISYSGFSSNVAVIHKLYPSRWMLTSVSLTPEEADGLAIELARRANKAVSIASPYAEGLTAEGHRVSVSFMAEVSRFGSTFVIRKYPQKPFTIADLLASKTIDVVAAAYLWVIEEAQGFIVVSGSMGSGKTTVLQSLLSLLPPYVKVVTIEDTPELVVVGPLWDSLVTRPRVPGQEVQEVTLEDLLRFALRRRADYVVVGEVRGREGRLLAQAAASGYGALTTIHSDSPSGVLVRLSMEPIKLPRLFLESVKAIVQLGRTPGLGGKAVRRVREIAEVIEYEAVPVFKEGSSSSPNDIAERSHQLSWAADKLGIADVKTELKERAKFLESLAGRSVEELRAELTKFYMSRYGDVI; from the coding sequence TTGCCCCTGAGGTTTTTTCTTAGGGGCAGGCCTGAGGGAAGGCCTGCCCGTTCTGAGGGCTCAGCAGGACCTGATGAGGGCAGGGCGGCGCCTCCTACCTGGTCAATAGTGACCCAGTACAGCATAGGGCCTGTTAGGTACATCATCTACAGGGGAGGGGACGGCCTCCCAAGGCTCTCGGTCGAGGAGCCCGAGCCCGTAGGGGAGGACAGGCTTCTCGAGATAGCTACAGGCCTCTCGAGACCAAAGGACGAGGCCGAGGAGTACCTGGTGAGGAAGCACAGGAGCGGCTACGGTAAGCTCTACCCGCTCATAATAGACCCGCACATAGAGGAGATCTCGTACTCGGGCTTCTCAAGTAACGTGGCCGTCATACATAAGCTGTACCCGTCGAGGTGGATGTTGACCAGCGTCTCGCTGACCCCTGAGGAGGCCGATGGTCTTGCTATCGAGCTGGCCAGGAGGGCCAACAAGGCCGTCAGCATAGCCTCCCCCTACGCCGAGGGCCTGACGGCCGAAGGCCACAGGGTCTCGGTCTCATTTATGGCAGAGGTCAGCAGGTTCGGCAGCACGTTTGTTATAAGGAAGTACCCCCAGAAGCCCTTCACGATAGCTGACCTGCTCGCCAGCAAGACCATAGACGTCGTGGCGGCGGCGTACTTGTGGGTCATAGAGGAGGCCCAGGGCTTCATAGTGGTGAGCGGCTCCATGGGCTCAGGCAAGACCACGGTCTTGCAGAGCCTCCTGAGCCTCCTGCCTCCGTACGTGAAGGTCGTGACTATTGAGGACACTCCCGAGCTCGTTGTCGTGGGCCCCCTCTGGGACTCCCTCGTGACGAGGCCCAGGGTGCCGGGCCAGGAGGTCCAGGAGGTGACCCTTGAGGACCTGCTCAGGTTCGCCCTGAGGAGGAGGGCCGACTATGTTGTGGTGGGCGAGGTGAGGGGGAGGGAGGGCAGGCTCCTAGCTCAGGCGGCGGCCAGCGGCTATGGCGCCCTAACGACAATCCATTCGGACTCTCCCAGCGGAGTCCTGGTGAGGCTCTCCATGGAGCCCATCAAGCTCCCCAGGCTCTTCCTCGAGTCGGTGAAGGCCATAGTTCAGCTGGGCAGGACGCCCGGCCTCGGCGGCAAGGCCGTCAGGAGGGTCCGCGAGATAGCCGAGGTTATAGAGTACGAGGCGGTGCCGGTGTTCAAGGAGGGCTCATCGAGCTCGCCCAACGACATAGCAGAGAGGAGCCACCAGCTCTCCTGGGCGGCGGACAAGCTGGGCATAGCTGACGTGAAGACAGAGCTTAAGGAGAGGGCCAAGTTCCTGGAGTCCCTTGCGGGCAGGTCTGTTGAGGAGCTGAGGGCTGAACTAACCAAGTTCTACATGTCGAGATACGGTGACGTTATATGA
- a CDS encoding N2,N2-dimethylguanosine tRNA methyltransferase, with product MMRLAVIREGRALLYIPDTRRAVTEHGGLEPAWLEVFYNPVMTFNRDLSVLMAEAFLSSIGLSAFFVDALAGTGVRGVRYALELSRVQEGIVNDIDLSAFRLINMNVKINALNGVLRPANRDANVLLLSLRRELGMTFNLVDVDPFGSPAPYLASAISALGRGGLLGVTATDLAVLGGSKPLAAKRRYWVNMPLPLRHYREVAIRSLLGYMARVAASMDRALKPLASFSVDHYVRLFVSFDRGARKSDEVLERDLGCLDLMEGGVVRLTELHDNCYGPLWRGPLYDQELVDRALKLLDKVQTLESLERLRRVLGVVRQELSLQNYFHQRLDYLCSAQRRNIPSLESVKKLLTDLGFSFSRTHLSDVGFRTDAPPEVLSRICGEALSVAGPGRG from the coding sequence TTGATGAGGCTTGCAGTGATAAGGGAGGGCAGGGCCCTGCTTTACATACCTGACACCAGGCGCGCTGTAACAGAGCACGGAGGCCTGGAGCCCGCCTGGCTTGAGGTCTTCTACAACCCAGTTATGACATTTAATAGGGACCTCTCAGTACTGATGGCTGAGGCCTTTCTCAGCTCGATAGGCCTTAGCGCCTTCTTCGTTGACGCGCTCGCAGGCACTGGAGTAAGGGGGGTTAGGTACGCGCTAGAGCTGAGCAGGGTACAAGAGGGGATAGTAAATGACATAGACCTCTCGGCCTTCCGCCTGATAAATATGAACGTGAAGATAAACGCGCTCAACGGCGTCCTTAGGCCAGCTAACAGGGACGCAAACGTCCTGTTATTGTCTTTGAGGAGGGAGCTAGGCATGACGTTTAACCTAGTTGACGTGGACCCCTTCGGGAGCCCCGCGCCCTACCTAGCCTCAGCGATCTCGGCCCTTGGCAGGGGAGGTCTGCTAGGGGTTACAGCGACGGACCTCGCGGTGCTGGGCGGCTCCAAGCCCTTGGCGGCGAAAAGGAGGTACTGGGTGAATATGCCGTTGCCGCTTAGACACTACAGGGAGGTGGCAATTAGGTCGCTGCTTGGTTACATGGCCAGGGTCGCCGCGTCAATGGATAGGGCGTTGAAGCCCCTCGCCTCGTTCAGCGTAGACCACTACGTAAGGCTCTTCGTCTCGTTCGATAGGGGCGCAAGGAAGTCCGATGAGGTCCTTGAAAGGGATCTTGGCTGCCTTGACTTAATGGAGGGTGGAGTGGTTAGGCTGACAGAGCTTCATGACAACTGCTATGGCCCCCTCTGGAGAGGGCCTCTCTATGACCAAGAGCTCGTGGACAGGGCCCTTAAGCTCCTAGACAAGGTGCAAACACTTGAAAGCTTGGAGAGGCTCAGGAGGGTGCTGGGGGTCGTTAGACAAGAGCTGAGCCTGCAGAACTACTTCCACCAGAGGCTCGACTACCTGTGCTCAGCCCAAAGGCGTAACATACCTAGCCTTGAAAGCGTGAAGAAGTTGTTAACGGACCTAGGCTTCTCGTTTTCCAGGACTCATCTCTCTGACGTGGGATTCCGTACCGATGCGCCGCCTGAGGTCTTATCGCGCATCTGCGGCGAGGCACTGTCTGTTGCAGGGCCAGGACGAGGCTAG
- a CDS encoding Deoxyhypusine synthase has protein sequence MAKYEPVEDVKVSPDAPLSDLIELYGKEYGFMAGHLWRAAQVLGEGLKDSELRVLSFTGNLISTGLRGVITQLIRERLFNVVITTCGALDHDIARATGGKYLKGFFEADDVDLARHDIHRLGNVFIRVEDYGPRVERFVRDLVARAVSEREEWGLYELLKLAGQMIEDKDSFLRAAYEADADVFVPGWADGAFGTDLFFESQRGLGVKINYFKDMKRLADLFFGTKGKATALIIGGGISKHHAIWWSQFRGGLDYVVYVTTAVEWDGSLSGAMTREAITWGKVKPTAKHVTVYGDATIILPLLAAYLLKH, from the coding sequence ATGGCTAAGTACGAGCCCGTTGAGGACGTGAAGGTCTCGCCCGATGCCCCCTTGAGCGACCTGATAGAGCTTTACGGTAAGGAGTACGGGTTCATGGCGGGTCACCTGTGGAGGGCGGCCCAGGTACTGGGCGAGGGGCTTAAGGACTCAGAGCTGAGGGTCCTCTCGTTCACGGGCAACCTAATTTCAACTGGGCTCAGGGGTGTCATAACTCAGCTGATCAGAGAGAGGCTGTTCAACGTAGTCATAACGACCTGCGGGGCCCTAGACCACGATATAGCAAGAGCGACAGGCGGCAAGTACCTTAAGGGCTTCTTTGAGGCCGACGACGTAGACCTAGCGAGACATGATATACACAGGCTGGGCAACGTCTTCATAAGGGTTGAGGACTATGGGCCAAGGGTTGAGAGGTTCGTCAGGGACCTAGTAGCTAGGGCCGTTTCCGAGAGGGAGGAGTGGGGACTTTACGAGCTGCTGAAGCTCGCTGGGCAGATGATAGAGGACAAGGACAGCTTCCTGAGGGCCGCCTATGAGGCTGACGCCGACGTCTTCGTCCCAGGCTGGGCGGACGGCGCCTTTGGGACTGACCTGTTCTTCGAGAGCCAGAGGGGCCTTGGAGTGAAGATTAACTACTTTAAGGACATGAAGAGGCTGGCTGACCTCTTCTTTGGAACTAAGGGAAAGGCGACAGCGCTGATAATTGGAGGAGGTATAAGCAAGCATCACGCCATCTGGTGGAGCCAATTCAGAGGGGGCCTAGACTACGTCGTTTACGTAACTACAGCCGTGGAGTGGGACGGCTCGCTCAGCGGAGCCATGACTAGAGAGGCGATAACTTGGGGCAAGGTAAAGCCCACGGCTAAGCACGTCACAGTGTACGGGGACGCTACCATTATCTTGCCGCTTCTTGCAGCTTACCTCTTAAAGCACTAA